DNA sequence from the Paenibacillus physcomitrellae genome:
GCCTAATAGGCAGCCGGGTACCGCGGATTTATAAGCGTACTCTCTTAGCATCATCTGTTCATGTATGATCTGTCCTTGTATGATCCGTTCTTACATGATTGCTTCCTGCATGATCTGTACTGTAAAAGAACATAATACTTCTCGATTGGATGAACCAGGCAAGTAGATTTCTGGCTTGATATTTCTAAAACTTGATGAAGGAGACTAACGATTTATGGCACAAGTTCTATACATCACGGCCCACCCGAACGATCATCACAGCTCCTACAGCCTGGCTGTAGGCAAAGCTTTCATTGAAGCTTACCGCGAAGCCAATCCAAACGACGAAGTTGTTCATGTCGATCTGTACAAAGAGTCGATCCCTCAAATTGATGCGGATGTGTTCGCTGGCTGGGGAAAGCTGAGATCCGGCTCCGAATTTGACCAGCTGAGTGCGGACGAGAAAGCCAAAGTCGGCCGCCTCGGCGAGCTTGTCGATCAGTTTGCTGCTGCCGATAAATACGTATTTGTTACGCCGATGTGGAACTTCTCTTATCCGCCGGTTGTGAAGGCTTATATTGATTCCATTTGCGTAGCGGGAAAAACGTTCAAATATACGGAAAATGGTCCGGTCGGACTGCTGGGCGGCA
Encoded proteins:
- a CDS encoding FMN-dependent NADH-azoreductase; amino-acid sequence: MAQVLYITAHPNDHHSSYSLAVGKAFIEAYREANPNDEVVHVDLYKESIPQIDADVFAGWGKLRSGSEFDQLSADEKAKVGRLGELVDQFAAADKYVFVTPMWNFSYPPVVKAYIDSICVAGKTFKYTENGPVGLLGGKKALHIQASGSVYSEGPIGDLEMAHRHLKVVMSFIGIPTLEGLFAEGMAAMPDKAESIKQQAIERAHQLAKTF